Proteins encoded together in one Thermophilibacter immobilis window:
- a CDS encoding S1C family serine protease, giving the protein MNEYASGTPTPQNPEQVTPTVSTPPIPGATVGTASAPSASQGPHHEKKPRAGVKAVVVGLIGGIVGAGALTGVLLATGVVGPTSTQTTTGTTQQITIDPSAEDTTVANAVAAKALPSVVSVYCTYADGSGMGSGVVYDSNGDIITNYHVIEDATEITVTIDGKSYDATLVGSDASSDVAVIKVDLEGDSVTPVEVGDSSDLQVGDWVMSVGSPFGLENSVSAGIVSALYRNTLLEGSSGNTLYTNLIQVDASINPGNSGGALVDSEGKLVGICTLYSSDTESFAGIGFAIPGDYATQIADTIISGQTVTHAYIGLSMATVNSRNAETNNLSVNYGAYVADVTSGSPADEAGIEVGDVIIGIGDTEVTSADGAILAVRSHSIGDTVTVTVVRGSEQKIFQVTLGSDEALQQEQQNSDSGADSGDTTTDNGVSLEDLQRLYEEMQQRQQNSTPGSGSSGSSTSTSQRS; this is encoded by the coding sequence ATGAACGAATACGCGAGCGGCACCCCGACGCCGCAGAACCCCGAGCAGGTCACACCCACCGTTTCCACCCCACCTATCCCCGGCGCGACGGTGGGCACCGCTTCGGCTCCCTCCGCCTCCCAGGGGCCCCATCACGAGAAGAAGCCTCGTGCGGGCGTTAAGGCCGTCGTGGTCGGCCTCATCGGGGGCATCGTCGGGGCCGGCGCGCTCACGGGCGTGCTTTTGGCCACGGGCGTGGTGGGACCCACCTCCACGCAGACCACGACCGGTACCACCCAGCAGATCACGATAGACCCGTCCGCCGAGGACACCACGGTCGCCAACGCCGTGGCCGCCAAGGCGCTGCCATCGGTGGTCTCGGTCTATTGCACCTACGCCGACGGATCGGGCATGGGGTCGGGCGTCGTCTACGACTCCAATGGCGATATCATTACCAATTACCACGTCATCGAGGATGCCACCGAGATTACCGTCACGATCGACGGCAAGAGCTACGACGCCACCCTCGTGGGCTCCGACGCCTCGAGTGACGTCGCGGTGATCAAGGTCGACCTGGAGGGCGACTCCGTGACTCCCGTCGAGGTCGGCGACTCCTCTGACCTTCAGGTGGGGGACTGGGTCATGTCCGTGGGCAGCCCGTTCGGGCTCGAGAACTCCGTCTCGGCGGGCATCGTGTCGGCGCTCTATCGCAACACACTTCTGGAGGGGTCCTCGGGCAACACCCTCTACACCAACCTGATCCAGGTCGACGCCTCGATCAACCCCGGCAACTCGGGCGGCGCGCTCGTGGACTCCGAGGGCAAGCTCGTAGGCATCTGCACGCTCTACTCGTCTGACACCGAGAGCTTCGCTGGTATCGGCTTCGCGATTCCGGGCGACTACGCCACTCAGATTGCCGACACGATCATCTCCGGTCAGACCGTCACGCACGCCTACATCGGTCTGTCCATGGCGACGGTGAACTCGCGCAACGCCGAGACGAACAACCTCTCCGTGAACTACGGCGCCTACGTGGCCGACGTCACCTCTGGCAGCCCCGCCGACGAGGCGGGCATCGAGGTTGGCGACGTCATTATCGGCATCGGCGACACCGAGGTCACCTCGGCGGACGGCGCGATTCTCGCCGTGCGCTCGCACAGCATCGGCGACACCGTCACCGTGACGGTCGTGCGCGGCAGTGAGCAGAAGATCTTCCAGGTGACATTGGGCTCCGACGAGGCGCTCCAGCAGGAGCAGCAGAACTCCGACTCGGGGGCCGACTCCGGTGACACCACCACGGACAACGGCGTCTCGCTCGAGGACCTCCAGCGTCTCTACGAGGAGATGCAGCAGCGCCAGCAGAACAGCACCCCCGGCTCCGGCTCTTCCGGCAGCAGTACCAGCACGAGCCAGAGATCGTAG
- a CDS encoding GntR family transcriptional regulator has product MATRRLAGEPHEVPEAAEALFLQLADILREKIYSKEWCIGTKIPSEHGLMKKYDLSRGTVRRAISTLVDEGRLVQLHGKGTFVAEPGISHAAGVRPISFAESLRMQGKPFVTHVIDKRVVAAPADVAIELMLQPGDGVMFMRRVRSVEGEPVICQESWTNLRECPGIDTVDFTEVPLFDAVQKYSKRKIQYSNMRYQALVAGREHGELLGCDESAAVLLLEQNIRLEDDTPIEWSNTWLKPGQSIVGTAYQSS; this is encoded by the coding sequence GTGGCAACGAGACGTTTGGCAGGGGAGCCCCATGAGGTCCCCGAGGCAGCCGAGGCACTTTTCCTGCAGCTCGCAGACATACTCCGCGAGAAGATCTACTCCAAGGAATGGTGCATTGGAACCAAGATTCCCTCTGAGCATGGGCTCATGAAAAAGTACGACCTCTCACGAGGAACCGTGCGTAGAGCAATAAGCACGCTCGTGGACGAGGGGAGGCTCGTTCAGCTGCATGGTAAGGGAACCTTCGTGGCCGAGCCCGGCATCTCGCATGCCGCCGGCGTGAGGCCCATCTCGTTTGCCGAGTCGCTGCGCATGCAGGGCAAGCCCTTTGTCACGCATGTCATTGACAAACGTGTGGTGGCCGCGCCCGCCGATGTCGCCATCGAGCTCATGCTTCAGCCGGGCGACGGCGTCATGTTCATGAGGAGGGTGCGCAGCGTCGAGGGCGAGCCGGTGATCTGCCAGGAAAGCTGGACCAACCTCAGGGAGTGCCCGGGTATCGATACGGTGGACTTCACCGAGGTGCCGCTCTTCGATGCCGTTCAGAAGTACTCGAAGAGGAAGATCCAATACTCCAACATGCGCTATCAGGCGCTCGTGGCGGGCAGAGAGCACGGTGAGCTGCTGGGGTGCGACGAGTCGGCTGCGGTGCTCTTGCTTGAGCAAAACATTCGCCTGGAGGACGATACCCCCATCGAATGGAGCAACACGTGGCTCAAGCCGGGTCAGTCCATCGTGGGAACGGCCTATCAGTCTAGCTAG
- a CDS encoding triose-phosphate isomerase, whose translation MDRYKLRRPFFVVNPKSYLFGEDIYRLAQRADELSEHYDLDCLFTAQLIDLPHIIESCPHLVPCAQYMESLVPGRGMGHVLPEALASAGVRATFLNHAENPSTLHELASTIARAHEMGILTVVCADSVEESRAIAQLEPDVMVCELTSLIGTGKVAGEDYMRASTEAVKSVSPSTLVLQAAGIHSGENVYDAIRYGADGTGGTSGIVAADDPLATLEEMFSALDRARADFCRED comes from the coding sequence ATGGACAGATACAAGCTCAGAAGGCCATTCTTCGTAGTTAATCCTAAGTCCTACCTTTTTGGCGAGGACATCTATCGACTTGCCCAAAGGGCAGATGAGCTCAGCGAGCACTATGACCTCGACTGCCTCTTTACGGCCCAGCTCATCGACCTGCCCCACATCATCGAGTCGTGCCCCCACCTCGTGCCTTGCGCGCAGTACATGGAGAGCCTCGTGCCGGGTCGCGGCATGGGCCACGTGCTCCCCGAGGCCCTGGCCTCAGCGGGGGTGAGGGCGACCTTCCTGAATCATGCGGAGAATCCGAGCACCCTCCACGAGCTTGCCTCGACGATCGCGCGTGCCCATGAGATGGGAATCCTCACGGTGGTGTGCGCGGACTCCGTCGAGGAGAGCCGGGCCATCGCCCAACTCGAGCCCGACGTGATGGTCTGCGAGCTCACCAGCCTCATCGGCACCGGCAAGGTGGCGGGGGAGGACTACATGCGCGCCTCCACCGAGGCGGTGAAGTCGGTCTCGCCGTCCACGCTCGTGCTTCAGGCGGCGGGCATCCACAGCGGGGAGAACGTCTATGACGCCATCAGATACGGCGCGGACGGGACGGGGGGCACCTCTGGCATCGTCGCGGCGGATGATCCTCTGGCCACGCTCGAGGAGATGTTCTCGGCGCTCGACCGCGCCCGCGCCGACTTCTGCAGGGAGGACTAG
- a CDS encoding YjbQ family protein codes for MSVYKDQLSVDTLAGKPTYVDITADVADIVKASGVQEGVAVVISCHTTCALFSEEYDHDHTPDGDTFLQADLNGGLERIFPEQHDWGTYRYPGVDHFKEVESWPNPESWLPNLDRTMLWNGDAHLRSTLIGGSQAFEVASGELQMNGLASIFFVDYDRTRERTRRVRVIVIGE; via the coding sequence GTGAGCGTATACAAGGACCAGCTCAGTGTTGACACGCTTGCGGGAAAGCCAACGTACGTTGACATAACGGCGGACGTCGCAGATATCGTAAAGGCGAGCGGCGTGCAGGAGGGCGTCGCCGTGGTCATCTCGTGCCACACCACCTGCGCGCTCTTCTCCGAGGAGTATGATCACGACCACACCCCCGACGGAGACACGTTTCTGCAGGCGGACCTCAACGGGGGTCTCGAGCGCATCTTTCCCGAGCAGCATGATTGGGGCACCTATCGCTACCCTGGCGTTGACCACTTCAAGGAGGTCGAATCCTGGCCCAACCCAGAGTCCTGGCTGCCCAACCTTGATCGCACGATGCTCTGGAACGGGGACGCCCATCTTCGTTCCACCCTCATCGGGGGGAGCCAGGCCTTTGAGGTCGCCTCGGGAGAGCTTCAGATGAACGGCCTCGCGAGCATCTTCTTCGTGGACTATGACCGCACGCGCGAGCGCACCCGTCGCGTCCGCGTGATTGTGATAGGTGAGTAG
- a CDS encoding PTS sugar transporter subunit IIB: MVTSKKKRIMFACGSGICTSTAVRKKVEKMLDDAGYKGRYEITQFKIAETPAQSENYDFLVATTMAPHGLKCPYVNGIPYLTGRGLDVPNAEILRLMEE; encoded by the coding sequence ATGGTAACCAGCAAGAAGAAGCGCATCATGTTCGCTTGCGGATCGGGGATCTGCACCTCTACCGCCGTTCGCAAGAAGGTGGAGAAGATGCTTGATGACGCCGGCTACAAGGGTCGCTACGAGATCACCCAATTCAAGATCGCCGAAACTCCCGCGCAGTCGGAAAACTACGACTTTCTCGTAGCTACGACGATGGCGCCACACGGTCTTAAGTGCCCCTACGTGAACGGCATCCCCTATCTCACGGGGAGGGGTCTCGACGTGCCCAACGCTGAGATTCTGCGTCTCATGGAAGAATAG
- a CDS encoding PTS galactitol transporter subunit IIC, producing the protein MDAILGFFSFIQGLGVSVMMPIILTILGCALGAGFGKSLRAGLTVGIGFIGLNLVINSLLGTTLAPAVSDMVARFGLSLTTIDVGWPAAAAIAMGSTVGLVIIPLGLIVNIVMLLSNTTQTVDVDIWDYWHFAFTGALVAIVTDNMTFGIIAAVINMVIIMVLGDYTAPLVEESLGMPGISLPHGFTTAYAPIAMLFNWVFDKIPGFRDINISTDTLQEKFGIFGEPMIVGTVIGIVIGILAGYDVTGVLTLAVSLGAVLVLIPRMAALLMEGLLPVSDAASEFIEKRFSDRGKIYIGLDSAVGVGHPVTLTISFVLVPLCIFLAVILPGNTVLPFADLAVIPWMFVLITPVVHNNGFRGIIIGIIVLTVGLYIATDLAPLITQAAMNVQFDMGGATQISSICDGANPLTWAITRLAGVFGIFGILITAAIALVMAIWNRRRILKEAAELHAAQEEQQE; encoded by the coding sequence ATGGACGCGATCCTTGGCTTCTTCTCGTTCATCCAGGGCTTGGGCGTTTCTGTCATGATGCCGATTATCCTGACGATCCTTGGCTGCGCACTCGGGGCCGGCTTTGGCAAAAGCCTCCGTGCGGGTTTGACGGTCGGCATCGGCTTCATCGGGCTGAACCTTGTCATCAACAGTCTTCTGGGTACCACGCTGGCGCCCGCCGTCTCCGACATGGTCGCCCGCTTCGGTCTTTCTCTGACCACAATCGACGTCGGCTGGCCCGCTGCCGCTGCCATTGCCATGGGCTCGACCGTCGGTCTTGTTATTATTCCGCTGGGCCTCATCGTGAACATCGTCATGCTGCTCTCCAATACGACCCAAACCGTTGACGTTGACATCTGGGACTACTGGCACTTCGCCTTCACGGGTGCCCTTGTTGCTATCGTTACCGACAACATGACCTTTGGCATTATCGCCGCCGTCATCAACATGGTTATCATCATGGTCTTGGGAGACTATACGGCCCCGCTGGTCGAGGAGTCGCTGGGCATGCCGGGCATCTCTCTGCCTCATGGCTTTACGACTGCGTATGCCCCCATCGCCATGCTCTTCAACTGGGTCTTTGATAAGATTCCAGGATTCCGCGACATCAACATCAGCACCGACACCCTTCAGGAGAAGTTCGGAATCTTTGGAGAGCCCATGATCGTGGGCACCGTTATTGGCATTGTCATCGGTATTCTTGCTGGCTATGACGTTACCGGAGTTCTCACGCTGGCTGTCTCGCTCGGTGCGGTGCTCGTCCTTATCCCGCGTATGGCCGCTCTGCTAATGGAGGGCCTGCTCCCCGTCTCCGACGCCGCCTCCGAGTTCATCGAGAAGCGCTTCTCCGATCGTGGCAAGATCTACATCGGCCTCGACTCTGCCGTGGGCGTCGGTCACCCCGTTACGCTGACCATCTCCTTCGTGCTCGTGCCGCTCTGCATCTTCCTCGCGGTGATCTTGCCCGGCAACACGGTCCTGCCGTTCGCCGACCTTGCGGTTATCCCCTGGATGTTCGTGCTGATCACCCCCGTTGTCCACAACAACGGCTTCCGCGGCATCATTATCGGCATTATCGTCCTCACCGTGGGCCTTTACATTGCCACCGACCTTGCACCGCTTATCACCCAGGCTGCCATGAACGTGCAGTTCGACATGGGAGGGGCCACTCAGATCTCCTCGATCTGCGACGGCGCCAACCCTCTCACGTGGGCCATCACCCGCCTCGCTGGCGTCTTTGGGATCTTCGGTATCCTCATTACCGCCGCCATTGCCCTGGTCATGGCCATCTGGAACCGCAGGCGCATTCTCAAGGAGGCCGCTGAGCTCCACGCCGCCCAGGAGGAGCAGCAGGAGTAG
- a CDS encoding class II aldolase/adducin family protein, translating to MFENEKQQMLDAALKMDGYGLIALSGGNLSWRMPTGEIVVTPSGMVYDQMSVDDMLVVDLEGNLIEGTRKASVDTEALLYIFAHRPDVNAVIHTHQPYATGLGLVMDEIPCNLSTMANATEGPVSVAPYGDPGSLSMGVEAVRAIGDRLAVVLKHHGVIAVGRDLRQALFACVYLEEACKTIQVALSTGLPMAEMTQGQIDEAVAVFHRYGQVTLDELDVAAADAR from the coding sequence ATGTTCGAGAACGAGAAGCAGCAGATGCTTGATGCGGCACTTAAAATGGATGGCTACGGCCTCATAGCGCTGTCTGGTGGAAATCTCAGTTGGCGCATGCCTACGGGCGAGATCGTCGTCACCCCATCGGGCATGGTCTATGACCAGATGAGCGTCGATGACATGCTCGTCGTCGACCTCGAGGGAAATCTCATCGAGGGGACGCGCAAGGCGTCCGTAGACACCGAGGCGCTGCTCTACATCTTTGCGCACAGACCTGACGTAAATGCGGTAATTCATACGCACCAACCCTACGCAACCGGGCTCGGCCTAGTCATGGACGAGATTCCGTGTAATCTCTCGACCATGGCAAACGCCACTGAAGGCCCCGTGAGCGTGGCCCCCTACGGGGACCCCGGCAGCCTCTCCATGGGAGTCGAGGCCGTGCGGGCAATAGGAGACCGCCTTGCCGTCGTTCTGAAGCACCACGGGGTCATCGCCGTGGGGCGTGATCTCCGACAGGCTCTTTTTGCCTGCGTCTACCTTGAAGAGGCCTGCAAAACCATCCAGGTGGCCCTTTCCACGGGACTTCCCATGGCCGAGATGACGCAGGGGCAAATTGACGAGGCGGTCGCCGTATTTCATCGCTACGGCCAGGTCACGCTTGATGAGTTGGACGTGGCCGCCGCTGACGCTCGCTGA
- a CDS encoding class II fructose-bisphosphate aldolase: protein MIVNLRDICAIAEQNNMAIASFNVPSLEAVRAALDAAEQAGQPVILAHAEGHDPFVPLDVIGPTMVALAERSSALVCVHLDHCEHLGYMRRALEMGFTGAMYDGSMEPYEVNVENSQRAAAMCQGFDCGLECELGSMGTRENGVGHENDHVSEAIYTNPDQAADFIRDTGLDILACSFGTVHGIYKGEPHLSFDVLEQIRKRAHVPLVMHGGSGVSDGDYRRAIDAGIRKINYYTYGAKYAGEAAQDVIASFKSTNSDANVYWHDMTMAAYDRLVEDFASVIRVFSNDGENAA from the coding sequence ATGATTGTTAATCTTCGCGATATCTGCGCCATTGCCGAGCAGAACAACATGGCCATTGCGTCGTTTAATGTGCCCAGCCTTGAGGCCGTGCGGGCGGCACTTGACGCCGCCGAGCAAGCGGGACAGCCTGTGATTCTCGCGCACGCCGAGGGCCATGACCCCTTCGTGCCCCTTGACGTCATCGGCCCTACCATGGTCGCCCTCGCCGAGCGGTCCAGCGCGCTGGTCTGCGTACACCTTGACCACTGCGAGCATCTCGGCTACATGCGTCGCGCGCTCGAGATGGGCTTCACGGGAGCCATGTACGACGGCTCGATGGAGCCCTACGAGGTCAACGTCGAGAACTCCCAACGCGCGGCCGCGATGTGCCAGGGCTTCGACTGCGGCCTCGAGTGCGAGCTCGGCAGCATGGGAACTCGCGAGAACGGCGTGGGACATGAGAACGATCACGTCTCCGAGGCCATCTACACCAATCCCGACCAGGCGGCTGATTTCATCAGAGACACTGGCCTCGACATACTGGCCTGCTCCTTCGGCACGGTGCACGGCATCTACAAGGGGGAGCCGCACCTGAGCTTCGACGTCCTGGAGCAGATTCGCAAGCGCGCCCACGTTCCGCTGGTCATGCACGGCGGCTCGGGCGTCTCGGACGGCGACTATCGTCGTGCCATCGACGCGGGAATCCGCAAGATCAACTACTACACCTACGGGGCCAAGTACGCCGGCGAGGCGGCGCAAGACGTCATCGCGAGCTTCAAGTCGACGAACTCTGACGCGAACGTCTACTGGCATGACATGACCATGGCCGCCTACGATCGCCTTGTCGAGGACTTTGCCTCGGTGATCAGGGTCTTCTCCAACGACGGGGAAAATGCGGCCTAG
- a CDS encoding PTS sugar transporter subunit IIA, whose product MSTIDVDLLKPDLVLLDFEADDRLDFFRRLAERLKSAGYVKETWLEAILEREKDYPTGLECTAISVALPHVDPIHLLRPYIAIVKPSHPLEFDGMADTGLVNAQLIVNLGVMAHEESQVAVLQAFLGIFIDDEASADIMAQTTPEAMIATVKKYCA is encoded by the coding sequence ATGTCTACCATAGATGTCGATCTTCTCAAGCCCGATCTCGTGCTCCTTGACTTTGAGGCAGATGACCGCCTCGACTTCTTCCGCCGTCTTGCCGAGAGGCTCAAGTCTGCAGGCTACGTCAAAGAGACGTGGCTCGAGGCCATCCTGGAACGCGAGAAGGACTATCCCACCGGCCTTGAGTGCACCGCGATCTCCGTTGCCCTGCCGCACGTCGACCCGATTCACCTCCTCAGGCCCTACATCGCCATAGTCAAGCCGAGTCATCCCCTTGAGTTTGATGGCATGGCGGATACGGGCCTCGTGAACGCTCAGCTCATCGTCAACCTTGGGGTTATGGCTCATGAGGAGAGCCAGGTCGCGGTTCTTCAGGCCTTTCTCGGCATCTTTATCGATGACGAGGCCTCGGCCGACATCATGGCGCAGACAACGCCGGAGGCAATGATCGCGACTGTGAAGAAGTACTGCGCATAG